The nucleotide window CAAATGCACGAAAAGACCCACGACAACATCAAAACAATCCGGCCCCTGAAAGACGGCGTAATTGCCGACTTCCACGCCGCCGAGGAAATGATCAAGGGCATGATCAAGATGATTGACACGCGTCGTCGTCTGTTTCAGCCCTCGCACCGCATGGTTATCTGCATTCCTTCGGGCATTACGGAGGTAGAGAAGCGCGCCGTGCGCGACTCCGCCGAGCACGCCGGGGCCAAGGAAGTGTGGATGATTCAGGAGCCCATGGCCGCCGCCATCGGTATCGGCATCGACGTGGAACAGCCCATCGGCTCGATGATCATCGACATCGGGGGCGGGACCACCGAAATTGCTGTTATTGCCCTGTCGGGTATCGTCTGCGACCAGTCCATTAAGACTGCCGGGGACGTATTCAACCAGGATATTCTGGACTACATGCGGCGCCAGCACAACCTGTTGATCGGAGAGCGGAGCGCCGAGCGCATCAAGATTGAAGTAGGCGCGGCCCTAACCGAGCTCGACATCACCCCGCCCGACTTCGAAGTGCGCGGCCGGGACCTGATGACCGGGATTCCGAAGGTTATCAAGGTAACCTCGTCCGAAATTGCCATTGCCCTGGACAAATCGGTAGCCAAAATCGAGGAAGCCGTACTGAAGGCCCTGGAGATTTCGCCGCCCGAACTCTCGGCCGATATCTATGAAAACGGCATTCACCTGACCGGCGGCGGGGCCCTGCTGCGCGGCCTCGACAAGCGCCTCGCGGTGAAAACCAAGCTGCCGATTCACATTGCCGAAGACCCGCTGCGCGCTGTGGTGCGCGGCACTGGTAAGGCCATCAAGGACATTCAGGCGTTTAAAGGCGTACTGCTGACCTAACAACAAGGCGGACTGTGGAAGGAGGAATGAAGAAGGGACCTGGTCCGACATCTTCATTCCTCCTTCTGCATTCTCTGTTTCCCGACTAACTTACGCATGAATAACCTGCTCAACTTCCTTTTCCGCTACCGGGGCATCCTGGTGTTCGGACTATTGGAGGTGCTGAGCTTGTATTTGTACGTGCGCAACAGCTCGTACCAGAAAGCAGCGTTTTTCAACTCGGCCAACGCCTACACCGGCGAAGTGCTGGCCGCCCGGACCCGGGTGTATGACTATTTCCGGCTATTTGAAGTAAACCGGAACCTGGTTGCCGAAAACGCCATGCTCCGGCAGCAGCTTTACCGGCCCGATATAGCCGGCCGGGAAGCCGACACGCTGCCCGTGGCCCAGGACAGCCTGAGCCAGGCCCGCCTGCGCACGCTGGCCCACCCAGACTCTCTGCTGCTCGGGTTGCGCCAGATTCCGGCCCGCGACCCGGATTATCCACTGATTCCGGCCCGAGTTATCAACAATTCGCTCCGAAAAGTGGATAACTACCTCACCTTGAACGTTGGCTCGGTTGATGGGCTAAAGCCGGGCATGGGGGTGCTGGCCGCTGCTGGCGTGGTAGGCCGGGTGAAAGTAGCCAGTGAGCATTACGCCACCGTGACCTCCGTGCTGCACTCCAAAACCTCGATTTCAGCCAAGCTGCAGCGTGATGGGACCTTCGGCACCATAAAGTGGCTCGGCGACGACCCCACCCAGGTACTGCTCGATTACATTCCGCGCCAGAACAAGCTGGTGCGCGGCGACACAGTCGTTACGTCGGGCTACAACGCCATTTTCCCCGAGGGCGTCATGATTGGCACGGTGCAGTCGTTTGTAAAGGAGCCCGATAAGAACTTCTGGACAGTGCGGGTGCGCCTGGCTGTCGATTTTACCAAGCTTACCTACGTGTACGTGGTCAGCAGCCGGCCTAAGGCGGAGCGCGACACGGTGGAAACCCGCACGGGAATTAAGCCTGAAGAGGAGGAAAAGCCGTGAGAGGAGTAGGCGACATCATCATTCAGCTGCTGCGGTTCCTGCTCTACGTGGGCCTGTATGTGTTCCTGATCAGCGGCACCGATTTCGTGCTGTTCGACTTGGGCTGGTGCATTCTTTACATCGGGTTTCTGCTGTTCCTACCCATCAGCACGCCCATCGTGGTGCAGCTGCTGCTGGGCTTCATCGTCGGCTTCGTCGTCGACCTGTTCTTCGACACCGGCGGCCTGCACGCCGCCGCCTCCGTGCTGCTGGCCTACGTGCGTCCCTGGGTGCTGCGCCTGCTCACCCCGCGTGACGGCTACGACTCGGCCGACTCGGCCAGCATCCACCAGATGGGTTGGCAGTGGTTTGTGGTGTACCTGAGCTTGCTGGTGTTTATTCACCACACCGCCTTTTTCCTGCTGGAGCTGGGCAGCTTCCACTTCTTTGGCCTCACGCTAGCCAAAATCCTGCTCAGCACGCTCTACACCAGCCTTACGTTGCTCATCAGCCAACTGGTGTTCTTCCCCACGCGCCGCCGCAGCCGGTAGCAGCCGCTGCAGACAGGTCGGGCCGCCCACCAGAGTATATACGTGCTGTAAGCAGCCCAAAACGAAACCGCCGGCTCAGGCTTTTCTCGTTCTACCCAGTAGAAGTCAAAAAAGCCTGAGCCGGCAGTTTTTAGCTGGTTGCCCAGCGCAGCCGAATTAGTGGTTTACCACGTCGTCGTGCATTTTGTCGATGATGACGTACAGCGCGGCCTTATCAGCCTCCGACACCTTATTATCGTTCAGGGACTTCTCCAGCTGCGTGCGCCACACGGCAAATTCGTTGTTGGTAACTGCCATGCCAGTATGAGCGGCCAGCATGCTCTTGCCTTTGTAGGTCAGCGGGCCGCCGGTAGCTTCCCCTAGCTGGTCCACCACGTGGTTGCGCAGGCGCTGCAGGCGGGTCGGGTCGGTGGGGGCCTGACCGTTTACACCATTTATAGCGTCAAGCATGGGCTTGTGGGAGCGCAGCATAACGGAATTAGGCGTGGCCGTTTCGGCACCTACGTTGGCAATCAGGCCGTCCACGATTTTGGCTACGCCTTCGGTCTTGCCCAGGCGGTCATACAGGGTGGGGGGAGTAGCCTCGGCTTCTTCTTTGCCGCAGGAGCTAACAAACAGGCCACCAGCCAGCATAAGGGCTGTAAAGAGTACGGAGTTCTTCAAAGGTGTGAAGGGTAATAGAGGTTAATGAAAAAGGAAGGTGACACTAAATATTTACGAGCAGCCGGCGCAGGTTCAGGGCAAAGCGCACCTTCTCCAGGGCCAGTATGTAGCCGGCCGGCACCGGGCACTGCCGCGCCAAAGGGTCGGGTGCCGGCATAGACAAGGGCTGTAAGGCCAGCTTCTGGCATACCTGCTCGGCAGTAAGCTCGTCGGGGTTATACGCCAGGGTCAGCAGCTGCTTCTCGGGCCGGACGGCACAGGCCGTAACGCCGGGCAAGGCCGTAGCTTGGTTCTGCAACTGCTGGGCACCTGGGCCGGGTTGCAAGCCCGGCGCACTAAGAATCAGAAAAGCCGAAGGAGGGGCGTACTCATGCAAACTGGGCTCTTCCCAGCTGCTCCACACCAGTATGGCTACTACAAGGGCAAGCAGACCCGCTTTCCAGGGACGGAAACGGAGAATTGACGGACGAGACACTTGGGTAAACGATTAAATCTGAGGCTTCAGCGTGAAATTGCGGGCTACTGTAAAGCCGAAATACAGGTCGCCGCTAAAGAAGTTACCGGTGGTTTCGGGCACGAAGAATTTCTCCGTCATGCCCAGCGAGTTGGTCACGTGCAGTTGAAACACGTGGCCGCCGGTTTCAATGTCGAGGCCCAGACCCAGGGCATTGCGGAAGTTGCTGGCCGTGTGGTTGGAAAACAGGTAGTAATAGTCGGCCGTCAAAGCTGTGCGCTTGGTAATCTTCTGCCGCAGCGCGCCGCCCAGCGCGTACACGTCATTTTCCTCGGGAGCCGTGGCCACGTAGTTGCGGTGAATCAGGGTGGGCATCAGCTGTACCGACAGGGCCGGGCTGAACTTGCGGGCAATCAGGGCCTGGTAGGCGTAGGTCACGCGTGAGGCCGTGGTACGTTCTACAGGCTCGTTGAACCGAAGGGTGGTAATAGACGAGGAAGCAAACAGCGTTACCGAAACCGGCATGGGACGCACGCCGGTGGTTTGCCGGATAGCGCGGTATTTGGCGAAGCCGTCGAACGTCTTTTCCTGGGAGCTGCGACCCAGGCCCACGGTAAGGCGGCTGGTCAGGCCATACTCAAAGCTCAGACGCAGCACGGCCTGATCGAGGCCAAAGAAGTTGTAGGCGCCGCTGTTGAGCGTGCCAAACCGGTGCTGAATTAAAAAGGCCAAGGTGCCTTTGCCCGGCGTTTCTACCGACTGGGAGTTGATGATGTGGGTGCCTTTGAAAGTGGCAGCTACCACTTCGCGTTTGGCAGAGTCTTCGGTTTCTTTTTCCAGCTGACCCAACAGGTCGGTCTGGGCCTGGGCCATGGGCGCAAAAGCCAACAGGCCCAGGGCTAAGCTGAACAGAAAAGGAACAGCGTGTCGAGGTGTATTCATATAAGAAACTCTTCGTAAAAACTTAGTTGGGGGAAGTTGAGCGCGTTACCGGAGTGTTTCCGCCCTCGACCGGGTCACAGGCCAGGCCCACGCGGATACTCACAATCTTGGCAATATTCTCGCGTACCAGCAGTGGGATTTCAATGTTGTAGTCGGCCGGAGCCACGCTGAAAAGGGCAAAGGCCGTGAGCTGCCCATTCTTCATTTCCAGGGAGCACGGCACCGTCATGTGGTGCGTTACGCCGTGAATCGTTAAGTCGCCTTCCACTTTGCAGTTGTGGGTTCCTGGCTCACTTAGCTTGGCCACATCCAGGCCGATGAAATGCCCGCTAAACGTGGCTTTGGGGAATTTGACCGATTCCATGTAGTTCTCGTTGAAGTGCTCCTGCATCAGGGTGCGCTTAAACATGAACTCCTTAATGGGTACACTGAAAGCCAATTGTCCGGAGCTTAGGTCGAGCACGGCCGCCGCCGCCGTGTTGCGGGCTTCAATGTCTTCGAGGATACTAGTCGAAAAGAACGTGACGCGACCCGTTTTGGTCATGAATTTACCCTGCGCCCAGCCCGACTGGGTAGTCGCCAGCAGCAAGGGTATAAACAATAAGGACAACAGCCTCTTCATGAAAGGGGTGCGTAAGGTGAGAGTAGGACGGAAAGTTGCTGGCCCTGCCGGCAACCGGAATAGTTGGGCTGTAGCGCCTAGTTATTAGGCTGCCCGGCGGCAATCCAGGCCTTGATTTGAGCAATGTCGCACTCTGATATCTTGGCTCCTCCTTTAGGCATAGGGTTGTAGCCGGCCTCGTGCGAGATGCACCCGATAATCAGGCGGCTCGACTGCCGTTTTATGCCCTCATAGGTGCTGTAGTCGTTGCCACCACCCAGCGTCTGGTACACCGTAGCGCCGTGGCAGGCTCGGCAGTTGGCATCGAAAATGGGAGAAATGACCGCCGCGTAGGTTGCCGGGGTAGGGTCATTGCAAGGGCTAGGCTCAGGACCTTTGGAATAGGTACAGGCCGAGACAAAAGCTAGTAGGGAAACTGCGGCTCCGGCCAAAGCCCGAGTCGGAAACAAGCGTAAAAATTTATGCATTAGACGGGAAATGGGCTGAAGAAAGAGCCTATACTATTCTATAGTAATATGACAGAACAAAGCTCTTTGGGTGTGAAAAGGTAGAGTGAAAAGGGCGCTATCTATAGTGATATTCGTTGAAGGTCCCAAAACACTCGGTATAGGTACTGTTGCTCTCTGTGGGAATTCTGACACGTTTATGGCATGTCATATTTGTAGTCGAATTTAGGCATAATTGTACTATCAGCCATGGTCAATCATAGATAACAGAATAATTATACCACACCAACAGGTAAAAAGCCTGACTGCTAGGCAGACAGGCTAAGAAATTACAGGTATAATCCTTATTGCATGAAAGCATTGCCGTACCGGGTCACCTGCCCGGCCCGCTTGCCCGTACGCTTGATTTTAGCGTTCGGGTCCCGTTCCAGTACCACGGTAGGAATCTTGCAGTCGTTGAGGGTACCAGGCGGGTGATGTAGCCCGCCGACTCTACCGTCAGCACCTGCTTTTGGTACACGGGAGAAGTAAGCTGAAAGCGGCCTTCGCTGTCAGTGATATACACGTTTTGGGTGCCCTTCACCAGCAGCATGGCGCTGGACAAAGGCTGACCTTCAGCATCTACAACATAGCCGACCAAGGGGCGCACGACAGGCGGACGGGATTTACCGGCGTTTCAGCCCGGCTGCTTTCGTCTTCTGCCAGAGCCAGACGTTGCTGCGGATCCTGGGCAAATGCCTGCAGGCTGGTCATGAAAGCGAAAAAGAGAAGGAAAGTAAAGTTACGCATAGGTAGCGGGTAAAGGGTGGGATAGAAGTCAGGCAAGCGCACACGACGGTTACATGCCGCCTCAGGCTTGGGGAGTAGTCGAAGAGAAAAATCTAGTGACGCCTTTTAACTGCTAATTGAGGGGTAAGGTTTAACTAAAAATGGAACGAATGGGATAATTGCACGGTGTAGATAGCAATTTGCTATTTGAACTGCAAATATGACTAGTTGAAAAAGTTCCTGCTGTTGAGCTTAAGGTTCCTATTTCTTCATCCGTTCTTCATAATAAGAACCGCGCTGTCAGGCATTGCAACTGAACCTTACCGGTGGTTTTATCATTTCAGGGAATCCCCAGCCTACCATCGTATCTTTGTGAATCCGACCGGTAAGTCGGCCAATGTGTACCCTCAGTTTCTTTCGCTTTGCAATACCTTGAAGGCCGCAAATACGTCGTTCAGGCCTTATTCCTGGTCGTGGCGCTGGTATTTGGGGCCCGACTCTTCTACATCCAGGTCCTGGACGGCAGCTACAAGCTGGCCGCCGACCGCAACACGCTGCAGCGCATCGTGCAGGTGCCCTACCGTGGTCTGATTTATGACCGCAACGGACAGCTGCTGGTGCAGAATATACCCGTGTACGACCTGGTGGTGGTGCCGCGGGAGGTAAAGCAGCTTGATACGGCCCGCTTCTGCCAGCTTTTGCAGCTGCCGCTGGAAGAGGTGCGCGAGAGCCTGAAGGCCGCCCGCAAATACTCGCGGGTAAAGGCCTCGCCGCTGGTGCAAAACCTGAGTACGCCCGAACTGGCCGCTATTCAGGACAACCTGATTGACTTTCCCGGCTTCAGCATCAAGGCCCGGATGGCGCGCTCCTACAAAACGGAAAACATGGCCCACGCCCTGGGCTACGTGGGGGCCATTACGCCCGCTTTTCTGGAAAAGCCCAAATACGCCAAGTACCTGCCCGGCGACAACCTGGGCATTACCGGTCTGGAGTCGTTCTACGAATCGGTGCTGATGGGACGGCGCGGGGTGCAGTACCGCATGGTCAACGTGCGCGGCATCGAGAAGGGCGCCTTTCGCAACGGCGAGTTCGATACGCTTTCGGTGGCGGGGCAGGATCTGCACACCAGCATTGATATTGAGCTGCAGAAATACGGTGAGATGCTGATGCAGGGCAAGCGGGGCTCCATCGTGGCCCTGGACCCCAAGACCGGCGAAATTCTGGCCCTGGTGTCGGCCCCCATGTACGAGCCTTCCATTCTGACCGGCAAGGGCATGGGCAACCGCTACATGGAGCTGCTCAATAACCCCGAGCGGCCCCTGTTCAACCGCCCCCTGATGGCCACCTATCCGCCCGGCTCGGTGTTTAAGATGGTGAACGAGCTGGTGGCCCTGCAAATGGGCGTGGTAACGCCCGAAACCGGCTTCGACTGCAACTGGCGGCTGGTACGCTGCACGCACCGGCACGAGCCGCCCCGCAATCTGACCATTGCCATCAAGCAAAGCTGTAACCCGTATTTCTACCAGGTGATGAAGGCCAGCGTGCTGCGGGGCCGCTCCACCAACCGCTTCGAGGATGCCCGCCTGGGCCTGGGCGAATGGCGGCGGCAGGTGATGTCGTTCGGGCTGGGTTCGAAGCTGGGTGTGGACATGGCCAGTGAAAAGAAAGGTATGATACCCTCGCCCGAGTTCTACGACAAGGCCTATGGCTACCACCGCTGGGGCTATAAAACGGTGTATTCGCTTAGCATCGGGCAGGGGAAATTGGTATTACCGGCTTGCAGATGGCTAACATTATGGCCACCATTGCCAACCGCGGCTACTATTACACCCCGCATTTCGTGCGCGGCATCGGGCAGGGCGGGCCGCTGCCCGAGTACACCCAGCGCCACGTGACCACCGTCGACCCGAAGTACTTCGAATCGGTGATTCCGGGCATGCAGGCCGTGGTAGACGGGCGCGGGGGCACCGGCAACTTCGCCAGCCTGGCCCAGTTTGGTATTTCGGTGGCGGGCAAAACCGGCACCGTGCAGAACCCCCACGGCGACGACCACGCCACGTTTGCCGCCTTTGCCCCGGCCGAGGACCCTAAGATTGCCATTGCCGTGTTTATTGAAAACGCCGGCTTCGGGGGCACTTCGGCCGCGCCCCTGGCTTCGCTCATGATTGAGAAGTACCTGCGGGGCAAAGTGGTGCGCAAACGGTGGGAATACTGGCTGCAGGGCAGTGCCGATAAATTCGTAAAACACCGCTAAGTATGGCTCTACCCGCCCGCTATAGCCGCAGCCTCGACTGGGTCACCGTTGGCATCTACGCCCTGATGGTGGGCCTGGGCTGGCTCACGGTGTATGCGGCCAGCTACTCGCCCGATGTGCCCACCAACGGCAGCCTATTTGGCAACCTGAGCTTCCAGCAGCTCATGGCCTTCGACTGGTTCAAGCAAATCCTGTGGATAGGTACCGCCGTGGTGCTCATCGTGGTGCTCGTCGTCATCGACTACAAGGCCTACGACACGTTTGCC belongs to Hymenobacter cellulosilyticus and includes:
- a CDS encoding rod shape-determining protein, coding for MGFFNFLTSDIAIDLGTANTLIIHNDIIVVDEPSIIAKDRTTNKVIAVGRQAQQMHEKTHDNIKTIRPLKDGVIADFHAAEEMIKGMIKMIDTRRRLFQPSHRMVICIPSGITEVEKRAVRDSAEHAGAKEVWMIQEPMAAAIGIGIDVEQPIGSMIIDIGGGTTEIAVIALSGIVCDQSIKTAGDVFNQDILDYMRRQHNLLIGERSAERIKIEVGAALTELDITPPDFEVRGRDLMTGIPKVIKVTSSEIAIALDKSVAKIEEAVLKALEISPPELSADIYENGIHLTGGGALLRGLDKRLAVKTKLPIHIAEDPLRAVVRGTGKAIKDIQAFKGVLLT
- a CDS encoding DUF5777 family beta-barrel protein, with protein sequence MNTPRHAVPFLFSLALGLLAFAPMAQAQTDLLGQLEKETEDSAKREVVAATFKGTHIINSQSVETPGKGTLAFLIQHRFGTLNSGAYNFFGLDQAVLRLSFEYGLTSRLTVGLGRSSQEKTFDGFAKYRAIRQTTGVRPMPVSVTLFASSSITTLRFNEPVERTTASRVTYAYQALIARKFSPALSVQLMPTLIHRNYVATAPEENDVYALGGALRQKITKRTALTADYYYLFSNHTASNFRNALGLGLDIETGGHVFQLHVTNSLGMTEKFFVPETTGNFFSGDLYFGFTVARNFTLKPQI
- a CDS encoding carboxypeptidase-like regulatory domain-containing protein, which encodes MRPLVGYVVDAEGQPLSSAMLLVKGTQNVYITDSEGRFQLTSPVYQKQVLTVESAGYITRLVPSTTARFLPWYWNGTRTLKSSVRASGPGR
- a CDS encoding c-type cytochrome, with product MHKFLRLFPTRALAGAAVSLLAFVSACTYSKGPEPSPCNDPTPATYAAVISPIFDANCRACHGATVYQTLGGGNDYSTYEGIKRQSSRLIIGCISHEAGYNPMPKGGAKISECDIAQIKAWIAAGQPNN
- a CDS encoding YceI family protein, translating into MKRLLSLLFIPLLLATTQSGWAQGKFMTKTGRVTFFSTSILEDIEARNTAAAAVLDLSSGQLAFSVPIKEFMFKRTLMQEHFNENYMESVKFPKATFSGHFIGLDVAKLSEPGTHNCKVEGDLTIHGVTHHMTVPCSLEMKNGQLTAFALFSVAPADYNIEIPLLVRENIAKIVSIRVGLACDPVEGGNTPVTRSTSPN
- a CDS encoding penicillin-binding transpeptidase domain-containing protein, with amino-acid sequence MQYLEGRKYVVQALFLVVALVFGARLFYIQVLDGSYKLAADRNTLQRIVQVPYRGLIYDRNGQLLVQNIPVYDLVVVPREVKQLDTARFCQLLQLPLEEVRESLKAARKYSRVKASPLVQNLSTPELAAIQDNLIDFPGFSIKARMARSYKTENMAHALGYVGAITPAFLEKPKYAKYLPGDNLGITGLESFYESVLMGRRGVQYRMVNVRGIEKGAFRNGEFDTLSVAGQDLHTSIDIELQKYGEMLMQGKRGSIVALDPKTGEILALVSAPMYEPSILTGKGMGNRYMELLNNPERPLFNRPLMATYPPGSVFKMVNELVALQMGVVTPETGFDCNWRLVRCTHRHEPPRNLTIAIKQSCNPYFYQVMKASVLRGRSTNRFEDARLGLGEWRRQVMSFGLGSKLGVDMASEKKGMIPSPEFYDKAYGYHRWGYKTVYSLSIGQGKLVLPACRWLTLWPPLPTAATITPRISCAASGRAGRCPSTPSAT
- a CDS encoding truncated hemoglobin; protein product: MKNSVLFTALMLAGGLFVSSCGKEEAEATPPTLYDRLGKTEGVAKIVDGLIANVGAETATPNSVMLRSHKPMLDAINGVNGQAPTDPTRLQRLRNHVVDQLGEATGGPLTYKGKSMLAAHTGMAVTNNEFAVWRTQLEKSLNDNKVSEADKAALYVIIDKMHDDVVNH
- the mreC gene encoding rod shape-determining protein MreC; translated protein: MNNLLNFLFRYRGILVFGLLEVLSLYLYVRNSSYQKAAFFNSANAYTGEVLAARTRVYDYFRLFEVNRNLVAENAMLRQQLYRPDIAGREADTLPVAQDSLSQARLRTLAHPDSLLLGLRQIPARDPDYPLIPARVINNSLRKVDNYLTLNVGSVDGLKPGMGVLAAAGVVGRVKVASEHYATVTSVLHSKTSISAKLQRDGTFGTIKWLGDDPTQVLLDYIPRQNKLVRGDTVVTSGYNAIFPEGVMIGTVQSFVKEPDKNFWTVRVRLAVDFTKLTYVYVVSSRPKAERDTVETRTGIKPEEEEKP
- a CDS encoding penicillin-binding transpeptidase domain-containing protein, with translation MANIMATIANRGYYYTPHFVRGIGQGGPLPEYTQRHVTTVDPKYFESVIPGMQAVVDGRGGTGNFASLAQFGISVAGKTGTVQNPHGDDHATFAAFAPAEDPKIAIAVFIENAGFGGTSAAPLASLMIEKYLRGKVVRKRWEYWLQGSADKFVKHR